In Lepidochelys kempii isolate rLepKem1 chromosome 8, rLepKem1.hap2, whole genome shotgun sequence, a single genomic region encodes these proteins:
- the LOC140916587 gene encoding myb/SANT-like DNA-binding domain-containing protein 7: MQSSSAQVTMMESQNRKRAPAWTEWEVRDLIAVWGEESVLSELRSSFRNAKTFVKISQGMKDRGHNRDPKQCRLKLKELRQAYQKTREANSRSGSEPQTCRFYDELHAILGGSATTTPAVLFDSFNGDGGNTEAGFGDEEDDDEEEVVDSSQQASGETGFPDSQELFLTLDLEPVPPEPTQGCLLDPAGGEGTSAACFNDHRIFSFPEASEA, encoded by the exons atgcagagctcatcagcacaggtgaccatgatggagtcccagaatcgcaaaagagctccagcatggaccgaatgggaggtacgggatctgatcgctgtatggggagaggaatccgtgctatcagaactccgttccagttttcgaaatgccaaaacctttgtcaaaatctcccagggcatgaaggacagaggccataacagggacccgaagcagtgccgcctgaaactgaaggagctgaggcaagcctaccagaaaaccagagaggcgaacagccgctctgggtcagagccccaaacatgccgcttctatgatgagctgcatgccattttagggggttcagccaccactaccccagccgtgttgtttgactccttcaatggagatggaggcaatacggaagcaggttttggggacgaagaagatgatgatgaggaggaggttgtagatagctcacagcaagcaagcggagaaaccggttttcccgacagccaagaactgtttctcaccctagacctggagccagtaccccccgaacccacccaaggctgcctcctggacccagcaggcggagaagggacctctg ctgcatgtttcaatgatcacaggatcttctccttcccagaggctagtgaagcgtag